The following coding sequences lie in one Clostridium sp. M62/1 genomic window:
- a CDS encoding type IV secretory system conjugative DNA transfer family protein, producing MDGNDLGMIARVFMFLLKGLKYVLKLVWFTGLWWFCVPLVVGIGYEEITGTFIQNNQIMDGIFTILWYACYVLCPLNFLQNIIRMVKKDRKFSFLELLLHNRQKKGFEAKLGGDTVALKTAKDLSGVVFGKSNGKYATMPESTDGHILIVGGAGSGKTAAVAIPTLMLMCGKVSQENYVELTAASAMPNKEIKSPQILRC from the coding sequence ATGGACGGAAACGATTTAGGAATGATAGCAAGGGTATTTATGTTCCTGCTAAAAGGCTTAAAATATGTGCTTAAACTGGTATGGTTTACTGGTCTGTGGTGGTTTTGTGTTCCACTTGTTGTAGGGATTGGATATGAGGAAATAACAGGAACGTTCATACAAAATAATCAGATTATGGACGGTATTTTCACTATTTTGTGGTATGCTTGTTATGTTTTATGCCCATTAAATTTTCTTCAAAATATCATTCGTATGGTAAAAAAAGACCGCAAATTCAGCTTTTTAGAGCTTCTTTTGCATAATAGACAGAAGAAAGGCTTTGAAGCGAAGCTGGGCGGTGATACGGTAGCACTGAAAACAGCAAAAGACCTTTCGGGTGTTGTGTTCGGCAAGAGTAATGGAAAATATGCGACCATGCCCGAAAGCACAGACGGACATATTTTGATTGTTGGTGGAGCTGGTAGCGGAAAAACAGCCGCTGTTGCAATCCCTACGCTGATGCTCATGTGTGGTAAAGTATCACAAGAAAATTATGTCGAATTGACAGCCGCCTCCGCTATGCCGAATAAGGAGATAAAGAGTCCTCAAATTTTGCGCTGCTAA